In the genome of Desulfocurvus vexinensis DSM 17965, one region contains:
- a CDS encoding branched-chain amino acid ABC transporter permease, with translation MEILIQNIINALQFGSFYALIAVGYTLVYGVLLLINFAHGDIFMVGAYIAFFVATFFLGEYGLISPGAMSGMAVLMLSIPLTMVLTSCVGVTLERIAYRPLRNKGAHRLYVVITALMCGLILENGNLALLGASRKKFPELIDKAVWTFGNISVTNLKVAVIFTAIAVFLFLHFVVTRTKIGMAMRGISYDKFAIPLMGIPVNTIIVFTFILGSGFAGLAGFMFAMSYPILEPYMGALIGWKAFIAAVVGGIGDIRGAFLGGFLLGFIEIGVVAVFPSTLRDMMAFSVLLLILWWKPTGLFGVAKTTKI, from the coding sequence GTGGAAATCCTGATCCAGAACATCATCAACGCGCTCCAGTTCGGCAGCTTCTACGCACTGATCGCGGTGGGCTACACGCTGGTCTACGGCGTGCTTTTGCTCATCAACTTCGCCCATGGCGACATCTTCATGGTCGGCGCGTATATCGCCTTCTTCGTGGCGACATTTTTCCTGGGCGAATACGGGCTCATCAGCCCGGGCGCCATGTCCGGCATGGCGGTGCTCATGCTCTCCATCCCGCTGACCATGGTGCTGACCTCGTGCGTGGGAGTGACCCTGGAGCGCATCGCCTACCGCCCCCTGCGCAACAAGGGCGCGCACAGGCTCTACGTGGTCATCACCGCGCTGATGTGCGGGCTGATCCTGGAGAACGGCAACCTGGCGCTGCTGGGCGCAAGCCGCAAGAAGTTCCCCGAGCTCATCGACAAGGCCGTGTGGACCTTCGGCAACATCTCGGTGACCAACTTGAAGGTCGCGGTCATCTTCACCGCCATCGCCGTCTTCCTTTTCCTGCATTTCGTCGTCACCAGGACCAAGATCGGCATGGCCATGCGCGGCATCTCCTACGACAAGTTCGCCATCCCGCTCATGGGCATCCCCGTGAACACCATCATCGTGTTCACCTTCATCCTGGGCTCGGGCTTCGCGGGGCTGGCGGGCTTCATGTTCGCCATGTCCTATCCGATCCTTGAGCCCTACATGGGCGCGCTCATCGGCTGGAAGGCGTTCATCGCCGCCGTGGTCGGCGGCATCGGCGACATCCGCGGCGCGTTTCTGGGCGGATTCCTGCTCGGCTTCATCGAGATCGGCGTGGTGGCCGTCTTCCCCTCCACCCTGCGCGACATGATGGCGTTTTCCGTGCTGCTGCTCATCCTGTGGTGGAAGCCCACGGGCCTGTTCGGCGTCGCCAAGACCACGAAGATCTAA
- a CDS encoding TylF/MycF/NovP-related O-methyltransferase: protein MSAIRIVKDNLKRIPGLLHVYKRIQKLQHCKVLCQPFTYTHNGLYTVHNSSFMDDHTFQQAFREAKAATNWSHPAPWRCYVNVWAATHSKNLKGDLVECGVYKGFTSHLLCRMLDIDNTDKQFHLVDSYEGLDYDNLTDSERQSGLNTKNVNYHDLLPGVQKAFAKFKQARVVKGYVPQILPEVKAETVSYLHIDMNYMHPEIAAAEYFWERMVPGAVMVLDDYGFRKHIEQKLAFDEFATRRDTLVLPLPTGQGLIFKY from the coding sequence ATGAGCGCCATACGAATTGTCAAGGACAATCTAAAAAGGATCCCTGGGCTGCTGCATGTATACAAAAGGATACAGAAGCTGCAGCATTGCAAGGTACTGTGCCAGCCATTCACCTATACGCACAACGGCCTGTACACTGTACATAATTCCAGTTTTATGGATGACCATACTTTTCAGCAGGCGTTCAGGGAAGCCAAAGCCGCTACTAACTGGTCGCATCCCGCGCCCTGGCGCTGCTATGTAAATGTATGGGCGGCGACCCACTCAAAAAATTTGAAAGGCGACCTTGTGGAATGCGGTGTTTACAAGGGCTTCACTTCTCACCTGCTATGCCGCATGCTTGACATCGACAACACAGACAAGCAGTTTCACCTGGTGGACTCCTATGAAGGCCTGGATTACGACAACCTGACGGATTCCGAGCGGCAAAGCGGCTTGAACACCAAGAACGTGAACTACCACGACCTCCTGCCGGGCGTGCAGAAGGCCTTCGCAAAATTCAAGCAGGCCAGGGTCGTCAAGGGCTACGTGCCGCAGATTCTGCCCGAGGTGAAGGCCGAAACCGTGTCCTATCTGCACATCGACATGAACTACATGCACCCCGAGATCGCCGCCGCCGAATACTTCTGGGAGCGGATGGTCCCGGGTGCGGTGATGGTCCTGGACGACTACGGCTTCCGCAAGCACATTGAGCAAAAGCTGGCGTTCGACGAATTCGCCACGCGCCGCGACACGCTGGTGCTCCCCCTGCCTACCGGCCAAGGGCTCATCTTCAAGTACTAG
- a CDS encoding cephalosporin hydroxylase family protein: MSNPVVDFRNARKDRIHAQGNNSDLKRSADAFMHQSILAGYSYNFEWLGRPIIQYPQDILAMQELIWTVQPDIIIETGIAHGGTVLFHASMLQLLGGDRETVSIDIDIRKHNRKEIEAHPAFKNVTLLEGSSVSQEIADTVFSIAKGRNNPMVILDSNHTHDHVLQEMTLYAPLVKKGSYLVVFDTIIERLPKEASADRPWGPGNSPMTAVDAFLGINNRFVPDVDIDNKLLFSVAPRGYLKCVRDA; encoded by the coding sequence ATGAGCAACCCCGTAGTTGACTTTAGAAATGCCCGTAAAGATCGCATCCATGCACAGGGGAATAACAGCGATTTAAAGCGATCTGCGGATGCCTTCATGCACCAGTCGATCCTAGCTGGCTATTCCTACAATTTCGAATGGCTCGGTCGCCCCATAATTCAGTACCCGCAGGATATTCTGGCCATGCAGGAACTCATATGGACCGTTCAGCCAGACATTATCATCGAAACCGGTATCGCGCATGGCGGCACAGTACTTTTCCACGCTTCCATGTTGCAACTCTTAGGCGGTGACAGGGAAACCGTAAGCATCGATATCGACATCCGCAAGCACAACCGAAAGGAGATCGAGGCTCATCCAGCCTTCAAAAACGTGACCCTCTTAGAAGGCTCTTCCGTATCCCAGGAGATCGCAGATACGGTTTTTTCAATCGCCAAAGGGCGTAACAACCCGATGGTCATTTTAGATTCGAATCACACCCATGACCATGTATTACAGGAAATGACACTATATGCACCACTAGTAAAAAAAGGCTCATATCTGGTAGTTTTCGACACAATCATTGAACGCCTTCCCAAAGAAGCCTCAGCGGATAGGCCTTGGGGGCCGGGCAACAGCCCCATGACCGCTGTTGATGCGTTCCTCGGAATCAACAATCGATTCGTTCCGGATGTGGATATCGACAACAAGCTACTGTTCTCAGTCGCCCCACGAGGTTACCTGAAGTGCGTTAGGGATGCATAA
- a CDS encoding NAD-dependent epimerase/dehydratase family protein — protein sequence MKVLVTGATGFLGKHVVATLVQQGISTVATGRDAKKLLASSWSSKVECIPMDLATPPGNLFEALGSPTHCIHLAWPGLPNYKSDCHLLEGLPQSRKVLSKLIDGGLEHLLVTGTCLEYGMQEGELSEETNPEPSTPYAVAKDRLRYILEQSTLNTNVHMQWARLFYMYGPGQPSHSLFAQLQQAIATRQKEFPMSGGEQIRDYLPVKTVAEILVALAHHPSFTGIINVCSGKSIRLRDLVQGYVDKTHASIKLKLGVYPYPEWEPFRFWGSTAKLAQLGVTR from the coding sequence ATGAAAGTGCTTGTAACCGGTGCAACAGGGTTTTTAGGCAAACATGTTGTTGCGACGCTTGTCCAGCAGGGCATATCAACTGTTGCTACCGGACGTGATGCAAAGAAACTGCTCGCCTCTTCATGGTCCAGCAAAGTGGAGTGCATTCCCATGGACTTGGCGACACCGCCTGGAAATCTTTTTGAAGCACTCGGCAGCCCTACGCACTGCATCCATCTTGCATGGCCGGGCCTGCCCAACTATAAATCGGACTGCCATTTGCTGGAAGGCCTACCCCAAAGCCGAAAAGTCCTTTCAAAACTAATTGACGGCGGCCTGGAGCATCTCCTAGTAACCGGTACATGCTTGGAATATGGCATGCAGGAAGGAGAACTGTCAGAAGAGACAAATCCAGAGCCAAGTACACCATACGCCGTGGCGAAGGACAGGCTGCGGTATATATTGGAACAAAGCACACTCAATACAAATGTCCATATGCAATGGGCAAGACTTTTCTATATGTACGGCCCCGGGCAGCCTTCTCACTCACTTTTTGCCCAACTACAGCAGGCGATTGCCACTAGGCAGAAAGAATTTCCCATGTCCGGTGGAGAACAAATTCGCGACTACCTTCCTGTAAAGACAGTGGCGGAAATCCTGGTAGCTCTGGCGCACCACCCATCATTTACAGGCATCATCAACGTTTGCTCCGGGAAAAGCATCCGCTTGCGAGATTTGGTTCAAGGATACGTGGACAAAACACACGCTTCTATCAAACTGAAACTTGGTGTATATCCCTATCCCGAATGGGAACCCTTCCGCTTCTGGGGCAGCACAGCCAAACTCGCCCAGCTTGGAGTAACCCGGTGA
- the hemC gene encoding hydroxymethylbilane synthase: protein MHKVTIATRGSKLALWQANHIKDRIEAHHPGTVVELLQIKTTGDKILDVPLAKVGGKGLFVKEIEEALLDGRADLAVHSMKDVPVELPQGLVIGVIPEREDNTDTLLSMRFGGLDALPRGAVVGTSSLRRAAQLRALRPDLEIRDLRGNVDTRLRKLEEGQFDAIVMATAGLRRLGLAAPEMAALAPPLFLPAVAQGALGIEFHEDGPMGEFLEFLDHEESAITVSAERGFLTGLDGGCQVPIAAWAELYEDGERVRLHGFLADVDGSGAIRREAEGDAEDAFELGLALADDVLDEGGREILARVYDTI from the coding sequence ATGCACAAGGTAACCATCGCCACCCGGGGCAGCAAGCTCGCCCTGTGGCAGGCGAACCACATCAAGGACCGCATCGAGGCCCACCATCCGGGCACCGTGGTCGAGCTGTTGCAGATCAAGACCACGGGTGACAAGATCCTGGACGTGCCCCTGGCCAAGGTCGGCGGCAAGGGGCTCTTCGTCAAGGAGATCGAGGAGGCCCTGCTGGACGGCCGGGCCGACCTGGCCGTGCACAGCATGAAGGACGTGCCCGTGGAGCTGCCCCAGGGGCTGGTCATCGGCGTGATCCCCGAGCGCGAGGACAATACGGACACCTTGCTGTCCATGCGCTTCGGCGGGCTGGACGCCCTGCCCCGGGGCGCCGTGGTCGGCACCAGCAGCCTGCGCCGCGCCGCGCAGCTGCGCGCCCTGCGGCCCGACCTGGAGATCCGCGACCTGCGCGGCAACGTGGACACCCGGCTGCGCAAGCTGGAAGAGGGCCAGTTCGACGCCATCGTCATGGCCACCGCCGGGCTGCGGCGCCTGGGGCTGGCCGCGCCGGAAATGGCGGCCCTGGCCCCGCCGCTGTTCCTGCCCGCCGTGGCCCAGGGCGCCCTGGGCATCGAGTTCCACGAGGACGGGCCCATGGGCGAGTTCCTGGAGTTTTTGGACCACGAGGAGTCGGCCATCACCGTCAGCGCCGAGCGCGGGTTCCTCACCGGGCTGGACGGCGGCTGCCAGGTGCCCATTGCGGCCTGGGCCGAGCTGTACGAGGACGGCGAGCGCGTGCGCCTGCACGGATTTCTGGCCGATGTGGACGGCTCGGGGGCCATCCGCCGCGAGGCGGAGGGTGACGCCGAGGACGCCTTCGAGCTGGGGCTGGCCCTGGCCGATGACGTGCTGGACGAGGGCGGGCGCGAGATCCTGGCCCGCGTGTACGACACGATCTGA
- a CDS encoding ABC transporter substrate-binding protein yields MRKALFLALASVFLMSSVALAAQTIKIGFNLELTGDIPKVGESSKRAAEMLKEDINSAGGLEVGGQKYMLEFVYEDNESKADSAVNVALKLIERDQVMAIIGPNSSKQAVPAGGTCDDNQTPMISPWSTNPDATLDRPWVFRAAFLDPFQGPVAVDFATKTFSAKTAAVLFDISNDYSKGLAEIFKMDFEKKHGAGTVLAFESHGTKDQDFSAQLTKIIAAKPDFIFLPDNYNQVALILKQAHDLGWTGPVMGADAWGSAELMTLCGDDCKGQYFSTHYAAAGATGATKVFIDRYAAKYGETPDDVAALTWDATNIMLEAVKNAGSVNSDIRKQRAAIREALAAIPSFEGITGSMKFDEQGDPIKCAVVVKINDAGEFVFTEQVCP; encoded by the coding sequence ATGCGTAAAGCGCTGTTCCTGGCCCTGGCCTCTGTTTTCCTGATGTCCTCGGTGGCCCTGGCCGCCCAGACCATCAAGATCGGCTTCAACCTGGAGCTGACCGGTGACATCCCCAAGGTCGGCGAGTCGTCCAAGCGCGCCGCCGAAATGCTCAAGGAGGACATCAACTCCGCGGGCGGCCTGGAAGTCGGCGGCCAGAAGTACATGCTCGAGTTCGTCTACGAGGACAACGAGTCCAAGGCCGACTCCGCCGTCAACGTGGCCCTGAAGCTCATCGAACGCGACCAGGTCATGGCCATCATCGGCCCCAACTCGTCCAAGCAGGCCGTGCCCGCCGGCGGCACCTGCGACGACAACCAGACCCCGATGATCTCCCCCTGGTCCACCAACCCCGACGCCACCCTGGACCGTCCCTGGGTCTTCCGCGCCGCGTTCCTGGACCCCTTCCAGGGCCCCGTGGCCGTTGACTTCGCCACCAAGACCTTCAGCGCCAAGACCGCTGCGGTGCTCTTCGACATCTCCAACGACTACTCCAAGGGCCTGGCCGAGATCTTCAAGATGGACTTCGAGAAGAAGCACGGCGCCGGCACGGTACTGGCTTTCGAGTCCCACGGCACCAAGGACCAGGACTTCTCCGCCCAGCTGACCAAGATCATCGCCGCCAAGCCCGACTTCATCTTCCTGCCCGACAACTACAACCAGGTGGCCCTGATCCTCAAGCAGGCTCACGACCTGGGCTGGACCGGCCCCGTCATGGGCGCCGACGCCTGGGGCTCCGCCGAGCTGATGACCCTGTGCGGCGACGACTGCAAGGGCCAGTACTTCTCGACCCACTACGCCGCCGCTGGCGCCACCGGCGCCACCAAGGTCTTCATCGACCGCTACGCCGCCAAGTACGGCGAGACTCCGGACGACGTGGCCGCCCTGACCTGGGACGCCACCAACATCATGCTTGAGGCCGTGAAGAACGCTGGCTCCGTGAATTCCGACATCCGCAAGCAGCGCGCCGCCATCCGCGAAGCGCTGGCCGCCATCCCCTCCTTCGAGGGCATCACCGGCTCCATGAAGTTCGACGAGCAGGGCGACCCCATCAAGTGCGCCGTGGTCGTCAAGATCAACGACGCGGGCGAGTTCGTGTTCACCGAGCAGGTCTGCCCGTAG
- a CDS encoding class I SAM-dependent methyltransferase, producing the protein MGYDDTYQNEQGHSPVFQHHLEEALDIIRSIADPGGRIVEIGCGKGVFLSMLRAAGFDVTGYDPAHEAGDPDVIKEYFDDNLAVVPGDIIVLRHTLEHVPNPLSFLNLIKKANAGQGKILIEVPGLEWIVDKKAFWDIFHEHCNYFSAQTLKAIFSRATVHRCFGGQYIWLVAELADLQDIARPSTEPVDMIDETLFQKEIDRLRELVTCRPDCLIWGAGAKGVAFANLVDPDARIIRGIIDINPKKQWRYIAKSGHSIYPPNELHNLGAGDIIVMNENYRDEIATLCEGYPNTILTIGKI; encoded by the coding sequence ATGGGGTATGACGACACATATCAAAACGAACAAGGGCATTCTCCTGTATTTCAACACCATCTTGAAGAGGCTTTAGATATCATTCGATCCATTGCGGACCCTGGCGGGAGAATCGTGGAAATCGGGTGCGGCAAAGGGGTCTTTCTTTCCATGCTCAGAGCGGCAGGATTCGACGTGACGGGGTACGATCCCGCCCATGAAGCAGGCGATCCCGATGTGATCAAAGAATATTTCGACGACAACTTGGCCGTTGTCCCCGGAGATATAATCGTACTAAGACATACCTTGGAACACGTTCCCAACCCACTGTCATTTCTAAATTTAATAAAAAAAGCCAACGCTGGGCAGGGAAAGATCCTTATTGAGGTCCCGGGGCTGGAATGGATCGTGGATAAAAAGGCATTCTGGGACATTTTCCATGAACATTGCAACTACTTCAGCGCGCAGACACTGAAGGCTATTTTCTCCAGAGCAACGGTCCATCGGTGTTTTGGCGGCCAGTATATCTGGCTAGTGGCTGAGCTAGCCGATCTGCAAGACATAGCTCGCCCGTCAACGGAGCCAGTTGACATGATCGATGAAACTCTTTTCCAAAAAGAAATCGACCGCCTCAGAGAACTTGTCACCTGCCGCCCTGATTGTCTCATTTGGGGCGCTGGGGCCAAAGGTGTGGCCTTTGCAAACTTAGTGGATCCGGACGCACGAATCATTCGCGGGATAATTGACATAAACCCCAAGAAGCAATGGAGATATATCGCTAAGAGTGGTCATTCCATTTATCCGCCAAATGAGCTACACAACCTTGGCGCAGGCGATATTATCGTCATGAACGAAAACTACCGAGACGAGATCGCCACACTCTGCGAGGGATACCCCAACACCATACTAACCATAGGAAAAATATGA
- a CDS encoding D-sedoheptulose 7-phosphate isomerase has product MSEETRRIVLEHSAAGCELRERFFRDEVDKVVEVARVMAVCLARGGKLLFAGNGGSAADAQHLAAEFVNRFLLERPPLPAVALTTDTSILTAIGNDYGFEQVFEKQVLALGARGDVLCAISTSGNSANLVRALRAAREKGVVTVGMTGQGGGEMAPYCDHLLMVPGRHTPLVQEVQIAAGHMLCRLVDYYLFEAVMELTPYLEGD; this is encoded by the coding sequence ATGTCCGAAGAGACCCGCAGGATCGTGCTGGAGCACTCCGCCGCCGGGTGCGAGCTGCGCGAGAGATTTTTCCGCGACGAGGTGGACAAGGTCGTGGAGGTGGCCCGGGTCATGGCCGTGTGCCTGGCGCGCGGCGGCAAGCTGCTGTTCGCGGGCAACGGCGGCTCGGCGGCGGACGCCCAGCACCTGGCGGCGGAGTTCGTCAACCGCTTCCTTTTGGAGCGGCCCCCCCTGCCCGCCGTGGCCTTGACCACGGACACGTCCATACTTACTGCAATCGGCAACGACTACGGCTTCGAGCAGGTGTTCGAGAAGCAGGTCCTGGCCCTGGGGGCGCGCGGCGACGTGCTGTGCGCCATCTCCACCTCGGGCAACAGCGCCAACCTCGTGCGCGCCCTGCGCGCCGCGCGCGAGAAGGGCGTGGTCACGGTGGGCATGACCGGGCAGGGCGGGGGCGAAATGGCCCCGTACTGCGACCATCTGCTCATGGTTCCCGGCCGCCACACCCCGCTGGTGCAGGAAGTGCAGATCGCGGCGGGGCACATGCTGTGCAGGCTGGTGGACTACTATCTCTTCGAGGCGGTCATGGAGCTGACCCCCTACCTCGAAGGCGACTGA
- a CDS encoding glycosyltransferase family 2 protein produces MSVGMPVYNGGQQFVRALDAVLAQTWTNLEILISDNASTDDTEAVCRAYAARDPRIVYTRNATDQGALENFRKVCLTSRGRYFFWAAHDDWWDPRFVKRMVAAFSAEPEGGVALSAVRRQYEDGEHRDILRFADAPGIRSRAWRILLLMFPAKRVRDRKYNVYMCGLFLGEPIRRVMREYSFIPGERPVVAAVVADRRFLYVDDVLMAKTVHRKTFSLRYTSDNYRKDKRALGRWGYAWASFRFLFATSAVSGRAKLTALPLAAGAVLAYLCCFQAKEWARRCIPEALWARLRGLKQRLLG; encoded by the coding sequence GTGAGCGTCGGTATGCCCGTCTACAACGGGGGCCAGCAGTTTGTCCGGGCCCTGGACGCCGTCCTGGCCCAGACCTGGACCAACCTGGAGATACTCATCTCGGACAACGCCTCCACCGACGACACGGAAGCCGTCTGCCGGGCTTACGCAGCCAGGGACCCGCGCATCGTCTACACCAGGAACGCAACCGACCAGGGCGCCCTGGAAAACTTCCGCAAGGTCTGCCTGACTTCCCGGGGCCGGTACTTCTTCTGGGCGGCTCACGACGACTGGTGGGACCCGCGTTTCGTGAAACGAATGGTGGCGGCCTTCAGCGCCGAGCCAGAGGGGGGCGTGGCCCTTTCCGCCGTCCGCAGACAGTACGAGGACGGGGAACACCGCGATATCCTGCGTTTTGCCGACGCCCCGGGCATCCGCTCCCGGGCGTGGCGCATCCTGCTGCTGATGTTTCCCGCAAAGCGCGTCCGCGACCGCAAGTACAACGTCTACATGTGCGGCCTGTTCCTGGGCGAGCCCATCCGCCGCGTGATGCGCGAGTACTCCTTCATCCCCGGCGAGCGCCCGGTGGTGGCCGCCGTAGTGGCCGACCGCAGGTTTCTCTACGTCGATGACGTCCTGATGGCCAAGACCGTACATCGCAAAACCTTTTCCTTGCGCTACACCAGCGACAACTACCGCAAGGACAAGAGGGCGCTGGGGCGCTGGGGGTATGCCTGGGCCAGCTTCCGGTTCCTTTTCGCCACCTCCGCCGTCTCCGGGCGGGCCAAGCTCACGGCCCTGCCCCTGGCCGCCGGGGCGGTGCTGGCCTACCTGTGCTGCTTCCAGGCCAAGGAATGGGCCCGGCGGTGCATCCCCGAAGCCCTGTGGGCCCGGCTGCGCGGGCTCAAGCAGCGCCTGCTGGGCTGA
- a CDS encoding FmdB family zinc ribbon protein, whose product MPIYEYRCDKCGKEFEELVFGTDEVVKCPACGSDRTGRLMSCCRHKSAGGAGLGQASAPASGGGCSGCSGGNCSTCH is encoded by the coding sequence ATGCCGATCTACGAATACAGGTGCGACAAGTGCGGCAAGGAGTTCGAGGAGCTGGTCTTCGGGACCGACGAGGTCGTGAAGTGCCCGGCCTGCGGTTCGGACCGCACGGGGCGGCTCATGTCCTGCTGCCGCCACAAGTCCGCCGGCGGCGCGGGCCTGGGCCAGGCCTCGGCCCCGGCCTCGGGCGGCGGCTGCTCGGGCTGCTCGGGCGGCAACTGCTCCACCTGCCACTAG